One segment of Onychomys torridus chromosome 3, mOncTor1.1, whole genome shotgun sequence DNA contains the following:
- the Paip2b gene encoding polyadenylate-binding protein-interacting protein 2B isoform X1, with the protein MTTLNTGSARISIMNGSSVARTSPNVKCKEDQGLNGQEEKENPFAEYMWMENEEDFNRQVEEELQEQDFLDRCFQEMLDEEDQDWFIPARDLPQAVGHLQQQLNGLSVSDSHESEDILSKSNLNPDAKEFIPGVKY; encoded by the exons AATCTCCATAATGAACGGATCCAGTGTGGCAAGGACATCACCCAATGTGAAATGCAAGGAGGACCAAGGATTAAATggacaggaggaaaaggagaaccCATTTGCAGAATACATGTGGATGGAGAACGAAGAGGATTTCAATAGACAG GTAGAGGAAGAGCTGCAGGAGCAAGACTTCTTGGACCGCTGCTTCCAGGAGATGCTGGATGAAGAAGACCAGGACTGGTTCATCCCAGCACGAGACCTGCCTCAGGCTGTGGGACACTTACAGCAGCAGTTAAATGGACTATCAGTCAGCGACAGTCACGAATCTGAAGACATTTTG AGCAAAAGTAACCTGAATCCAGATGCCAAGGAGTTTATTCCAGGAGTGAAGTACTGA
- the Paip2b gene encoding polyadenylate-binding protein-interacting protein 2B isoform X2, producing MNGSSVARTSPNVKCKEDQGLNGQEEKENPFAEYMWMENEEDFNRQVEEELQEQDFLDRCFQEMLDEEDQDWFIPARDLPQAVGHLQQQLNGLSVSDSHESEDILSKSNLNPDAKEFIPGVKY from the exons ATGAACGGATCCAGTGTGGCAAGGACATCACCCAATGTGAAATGCAAGGAGGACCAAGGATTAAATggacaggaggaaaaggagaaccCATTTGCAGAATACATGTGGATGGAGAACGAAGAGGATTTCAATAGACAG GTAGAGGAAGAGCTGCAGGAGCAAGACTTCTTGGACCGCTGCTTCCAGGAGATGCTGGATGAAGAAGACCAGGACTGGTTCATCCCAGCACGAGACCTGCCTCAGGCTGTGGGACACTTACAGCAGCAGTTAAATGGACTATCAGTCAGCGACAGTCACGAATCTGAAGACATTTTG AGCAAAAGTAACCTGAATCCAGATGCCAAGGAGTTTATTCCAGGAGTGAAGTACTGA